In Spirobacillus cienkowskii, a genomic segment contains:
- the aroA gene encoding 3-phosphoshikimate 1-carboxyvinyltransferase → MTNDINNKQFFFQNNSNIQTKSVRIAYKSYHEEWQKKVHIPGSKSFTNRAIVLAGMSSKPTTLNGCLFAEDTFWGLQALRILGFTIEIDEDKNSVRLTPPLHFTGSEFKIFLGKAGTLARFFPAVILNWQNTFSSFPEIKVYCDAHDQLKSRPLEPLISALTMLNAKISDIRLPFIISSSHLMGSCEIGGEISGQFLSGLLLSACASQNSICIKRINKLVQPNYINMTLSTIEAFGGNINYDKDLNSFIVHPVRNLGVDTYSVEADASTCCYFIAAAFLHNFSLHIENIGHNTLQPDYKFIETLKILGAQIISTETATTVYRRNNIQKITGNFSFDLSNFSDQTLTLAVVALFSDLPIEIYGIAHIRFHECDRIACLVANIKNLNLKIEEYHDRIIVYPIKNNFHEIKGEWKTWNDHRFVMAGFLIASMCESVSILEPSCVEKTCPRFFELVQQLGFQISFNS, encoded by the coding sequence ATGACTAATGATATTAATAATAAGCAGTTTTTTTTTCAAAATAATAGTAATATTCAAACTAAATCAGTTCGTATTGCTTATAAAAGTTATCATGAAGAGTGGCAAAAAAAAGTTCATATTCCTGGCTCTAAAAGCTTTACCAATCGCGCCATTGTGCTTGCAGGAATGAGTTCTAAACCTACAACATTAAATGGTTGTTTGTTTGCAGAAGATACTTTTTGGGGTTTGCAAGCATTGAGAATACTTGGATTTACCATTGAAATTGATGAAGATAAAAATTCTGTCAGACTCACTCCGCCTTTACACTTTACAGGCTCAGAGTTTAAAATTTTTCTTGGCAAAGCGGGTACCCTTGCGAGATTTTTTCCCGCTGTCATATTAAATTGGCAAAACACATTTTCTAGTTTTCCAGAAATTAAGGTCTATTGTGATGCTCATGATCAATTAAAATCAAGACCTTTAGAACCATTAATTTCTGCATTAACAATGCTAAATGCAAAGATTTCTGACATACGGCTTCCTTTTATAATTTCTTCTAGCCATTTGATGGGATCCTGTGAAATAGGAGGCGAAATTTCTGGGCAATTTTTAAGTGGTTTGCTACTTTCAGCATGCGCTTCACAAAATTCTATTTGTATTAAACGAATCAATAAGCTTGTACAGCCAAATTATATTAACATGACGCTCTCAACCATAGAAGCGTTTGGCGGAAACATTAATTATGATAAAGATCTTAATAGTTTTATCGTGCATCCTGTTCGTAATTTAGGAGTGGATACCTACTCTGTAGAAGCCGATGCATCCACCTGTTGTTATTTTATTGCAGCAGCATTTTTACATAATTTTTCTTTGCATATTGAGAATATAGGTCATAATACACTTCAACCCGACTATAAATTTATTGAAACATTAAAAATATTAGGCGCTCAAATCATATCAACTGAAACAGCAACAACAGTTTATCGTAGAAATAATATACAAAAAATTACAGGAAATTTTTCTTTTGATTTATCAAACTTTAGTGATCAAACATTAACCTTGGCTGTGGTGGCTTTATTTTCTGATTTACCAATTGAAATTTATGGGATAGCGCATATTCGTTTTCATGAATGTGATAGAATCGCCTGTTTAGTTGCCAATATAAAAAATTTAAATTTAAAAATTGAAGAATATCATGATCGTATTATTGTGTATCCAATTAAAAATAATTTTCATGAAATTAAAGGTGAATGGAAAACGTGGAATGATCACCGTTTTGTGATGGCTGGATTTTTAATTGCTTCAATGTGTGAAAGTGTTAGTATTTTAGAGCCATCTTGCGTTGAAAAAACGTGTCCACGTTTTTTTGAGCTTGTTCAACAATTAGGCTTTCAAATATCTTTTAACTCATAG
- the aroC gene encoding chorismate synthase — protein MGNTFGNLFRVTTFGESHGVALGCVVDGCPAGISLNTDIIQAFLNRRKPGQSIYTTQRAESDLCEIVSGLESGVTLGSPIAIIIRNNDKKTNDYNDLANIFRPGHADFTTFVKYGIVAQSGGGRASARETVGRVAAAAVAKAFVQTFYSNLDAVAWVDRIVDIQAKVNIETLTQENVEESLIRCPDKNAADKMQQKILAAKADGDSLGGVVRCIAKHIPKGLGEPVFNKFEAELARAMLSLPASKSFEMGNGLAATYLCGSENNDFFTKDNDEDVVTQTNRCGGIQGGISNGMPIDFCVGFKPVSTIFKAQKTLNKNFEEVKFIPQAGRHDPCVLPRAVPLVEAMFWLVLADFILKNQAYKFKKF, from the coding sequence ATGGGAAATACATTTGGAAATCTATTTCGAGTCACAACGTTTGGTGAATCCCATGGCGTTGCACTCGGCTGTGTGGTTGATGGCTGTCCTGCTGGAATTTCATTAAATACAGATATTATTCAAGCTTTTTTAAATAGAAGAAAACCAGGACAAAGTATTTATACCACGCAACGCGCTGAAAGCGATTTGTGTGAAATTGTGTCAGGATTAGAATCTGGTGTCACTCTTGGAAGTCCAATTGCGATAATAATTCGCAATAATGATAAAAAAACTAATGACTATAATGATTTAGCAAACATATTTCGACCAGGACATGCTGATTTTACCACTTTTGTAAAATATGGAATTGTTGCACAAAGCGGAGGTGGACGTGCAAGCGCGCGAGAAACTGTTGGTAGAGTTGCTGCAGCAGCAGTGGCAAAAGCATTTGTGCAAACATTTTATTCAAACTTAGATGCTGTTGCCTGGGTTGATCGAATTGTAGACATTCAAGCTAAAGTTAATATTGAAACATTAACGCAAGAAAATGTAGAAGAGAGCTTAATTCGATGTCCAGATAAAAACGCAGCCGACAAGATGCAACAAAAGATTTTAGCAGCCAAAGCAGATGGAGATTCTTTAGGAGGAGTGGTGCGCTGCATTGCCAAACACATTCCAAAAGGACTTGGAGAGCCTGTTTTTAATAAGTTTGAAGCAGAATTGGCAAGAGCTATGCTTAGTCTTCCGGCAAGCAAAAGTTTTGAGATGGGCAATGGCCTTGCTGCGACGTATTTATGCGGTAGTGAAAATAATGATTTTTTTACTAAGGACAATGATGAAGATGTGGTGACTCAAACCAATCGTTGTGGAGGAATTCAAGGTGGAATTTCTAATGGAATGCCTATAGATTTTTGTGTCGGATTTAAACCTGTTTCTACAATATTTAAGGCGCAAAAAACTTTGAATAAAAATTTTGAAGAAGTCAAATTTATTCCACAGGCAGGCCGCCATGACCCTTGTGTGTTACCAAGAGCTGTTCCTTTAGTTGAGGCGATGTTTTGGCTTGTGCTTGCAGATTTTATTTTAAAAAATCAGGCATATAAATTTAAGAAATTTTAA
- a CDS encoding 3-dehydroquinate synthase family protein → MIDNAFIQFFDELKNILNRFFKLGYTRFSVPKKEISDRDEAYQLACQIYKRGFISFLDKNEKKSHDEISFLNTSNFIIKLNSQKKDELFLIIDKNFLTLHEDFNDAIKNFNFIIFESQESNKTLETVFDLMQKIQPKVQTIYAIGGGIILDLVGFTCKLLNKEVVYVPTTILAAVDACIGGKTSVNYLPYGKNQIGFFSQPKEILFVPQFFETLPFHEKISGLGEALKHSWIFGTFLEDFYIFEKIYTETASLDDFKSLILKNIKYKTFITQEDPLELTSFRSILNFGHTFAHFLESICIQSKNYSIPHGIAVLYGIQFLLSANLINWPKSISNYKYLINSICKNFSIPIHKKITVHDIEFYLNQDKKNSHSHEITLILPEYGILNEKNDKSQVTNCIKRYSTNAVAFQMLEFMKSFE, encoded by the coding sequence ATGATTGATAATGCTTTTATTCAATTTTTTGATGAATTAAAAAACATTTTAAATAGATTTTTTAAACTTGGTTATACAAGATTTTCTGTTCCAAAAAAAGAAATTAGCGACAGAGATGAGGCGTACCAACTTGCGTGTCAAATATATAAAAGAGGTTTTATTTCTTTTTTAGATAAAAATGAAAAGAAATCTCATGATGAAATTTCTTTTTTAAATACTTCCAATTTTATTATAAAGCTAAATTCTCAAAAAAAAGATGAACTGTTTTTAATTATTGATAAAAATTTTTTAACTTTGCACGAAGATTTTAATGATGCTATTAAAAATTTTAATTTTATTATTTTTGAATCGCAGGAAAGTAACAAAACTCTTGAAACCGTATTTGATTTGATGCAAAAAATACAACCAAAAGTGCAAACAATTTATGCTATTGGTGGTGGAATTATTCTTGATCTTGTTGGCTTTACTTGTAAGCTATTAAATAAAGAAGTTGTATATGTTCCTACAACTATTCTTGCAGCGGTAGATGCTTGTATTGGCGGAAAAACGAGTGTTAATTATTTGCCTTATGGAAAAAATCAAATTGGTTTTTTTTCTCAACCTAAGGAAATTTTATTTGTTCCACAGTTTTTTGAAACTTTGCCCTTTCATGAAAAAATTTCTGGTTTAGGCGAAGCTTTAAAGCACTCATGGATTTTTGGTACTTTCTTAGAAGATTTTTATATATTTGAAAAAATTTATACAGAAACAGCATCCTTAGATGATTTCAAAAGCTTAATATTAAAGAATATTAAGTATAAAACTTTTATCACTCAAGAAGATCCTTTAGAGCTAACTTCGTTTAGAAGCATCCTTAACTTTGGGCACACATTTGCACACTTCTTAGAGAGTATCTGCATACAATCTAAAAATTATTCTATTCCTCATGGAATAGCTGTATTGTATGGAATTCAATTTTTATTATCAGCAAATTTAATTAACTGGCCAAAGTCTATCAGTAATTATAAATATTTGATAAATTCAATTTGTAAAAATTTTTCGATTCCTATTCATAAAAAAATAACTGTTCATGATATTGAATTTTATCTCAATCAAGATAAAAAAAACTCACATAGTCATGAAATAACTTTAATACTTCCTGAATACGGGATACTCAATGAAAAAAATGACAAAAGTCAAGTTACCAATTGTATTAAAAGATATTCAACAAACGCGGTAGCTTTTCAAATGCTAGAGTTCATGAAGTCTTTTGAGTAA
- a CDS encoding VOC family protein, which produces MDPRPARMPWLAPYLAVKNLDRSVDFYSKAFGFKAKGMKDNYGQISHMNFFHKNTVLFMLHPEGSAGNPSRSPSTLNVNASQSFYVFVDNVDKVYEKAISNGARSVMSPEDTYWGDRVCSVVDLDGYSWSFAKYLKSKAPAKKKKTTKKTGTKKTTKKSPAKKKKTTKKATKKTIKKKTKSKKK; this is translated from the coding sequence ATGGATCCTCGTCCAGCACGTATGCCATGGCTTGCACCATATTTAGCAGTTAAGAATCTCGATCGCTCAGTGGATTTTTATTCTAAAGCCTTTGGTTTTAAAGCTAAAGGAATGAAAGATAATTATGGGCAAATCAGTCATATGAACTTTTTTCATAAAAATACAGTTCTTTTTATGCTACATCCTGAAGGAAGTGCTGGCAATCCATCTCGATCGCCTTCAACGTTGAATGTCAACGCTTCGCAATCTTTTTATGTATTTGTTGATAATGTCGATAAAGTTTATGAAAAAGCAATATCAAATGGTGCCAGAAGTGTGATGTCGCCAGAGGATACATACTGGGGCGATAGAGTGTGTTCTGTGGTTGATTTGGATGGCTATTCATGGTCATTTGCAAAATATCTTAAATCAAAGGCACCAGCAAAAAAGAAGAAAACGACTAAAAAAACAGGAACAAAGAAGACAACTAAAAAATCTCCAGCAAAAAAGAAGAAGACAACTAAAAAAGCCACCAAAAAAACAATAAAAAAGAAGACAAAGTCAAAAAAGAAATAG
- a CDS encoding class III extradiol ring-cleavage dioxygenase, translated as MSSIMPLIFIGHGSPKNAILENNYVKKIKHFGKTLIQNVNTIVCISAHWNTEGVWISGAEKLNTIYDFSGFPEDLYKIKYEPKGNKELALKIKNMLLDYEVSIDEKRGIDHGAWSVLMHLYPDARIPVIQLSLNLNFKTADHYKMAQLLKPLRNEGILFIGSGNIVHSFFSFSPEENAATPDWARDFDNNIKTALKNRDHNSIIRYRRIFGKNAKKSVPTEEHFLPLIYIIGLQEKEENVNFIYEEFQNASMSMLSFIIQ; from the coding sequence ATGTCTTCAATAATGCCATTAATTTTTATTGGGCATGGATCCCCTAAAAATGCTATTTTAGAAAATAATTATGTTAAAAAAATTAAACATTTTGGAAAAACATTGATACAAAATGTAAACACAATTGTTTGTATTTCTGCACATTGGAATACAGAAGGTGTCTGGATAAGTGGAGCAGAAAAATTAAATACAATTTATGATTTTTCTGGATTTCCAGAAGATCTATATAAAATCAAATACGAGCCAAAAGGAAATAAAGAACTCGCATTAAAAATTAAAAATATGCTTTTAGATTATGAAGTTTCAATAGACGAAAAACGAGGAATTGATCATGGCGCCTGGAGCGTTCTTATGCATTTGTATCCAGATGCTAGAATTCCTGTTATTCAATTAAGTTTAAACTTAAATTTTAAGACTGCCGATCATTATAAAATGGCACAATTGCTCAAGCCATTAAGAAATGAAGGCATATTATTTATAGGAAGTGGCAATATTGTTCATTCTTTTTTTTCGTTTAGTCCTGAAGAAAATGCTGCAACTCCTGATTGGGCAAGAGATTTTGATAATAATATTAAAACAGCTCTAAAAAATCGGGATCACAATTCAATAATAAGATATCGAAGAATATTTGGAAAAAATGCAAAAAAATCAGTACCTACTGAAGAGCATTTTTTACCACTTATTTATATTATTGGACTCCAAGAAAAGGAAGAAAATGTGAATTTTATTTATGAAGAATTTCAGAATGCTTCAATGTCAATGCTCAGTTTTATCATACAGTAA
- a CDS encoding pirin family protein — MKIVRKSSERGSAEFGWLHAKYTFSFGEFYDSKNMGFRKLRVLNEDKVEPSKGFPTHGHKNMEIVTYILSGVLEHKDSMENSAIISAGEVQVMSAGSGVRHSEFNHSDTEIVHLLQIWIESAVINQEPSYQQKSFLHSKEKLTLIVSPNGERESLTIKQDVKIYQGMLLENQDFQYKIKTERHAWIQIAKGSLFIDDSLEVFQGDGIAITEGDIIKFSTKNSVCQFLIFDLP, encoded by the coding sequence ATGAAAATTGTCAGAAAAAGTTCAGAAAGAGGGAGTGCTGAATTTGGTTGGCTGCATGCAAAATACACATTTTCATTTGGTGAATTCTATGACTCTAAAAATATGGGATTTAGAAAACTGCGTGTATTAAATGAAGATAAAGTTGAACCAAGTAAAGGATTTCCAACCCATGGTCATAAAAATATGGAGATTGTAACATATATTTTATCTGGAGTGCTTGAGCATAAAGATAGTATGGAAAATAGTGCGATTATTTCTGCGGGTGAAGTGCAGGTGATGAGCGCAGGAAGTGGTGTTCGGCATAGCGAATTCAATCATTCAGATACGGAAATCGTGCACCTATTACAAATTTGGATTGAATCTGCAGTTATAAATCAAGAGCCAAGTTATCAACAAAAAAGTTTTTTACATTCAAAAGAAAAATTAACCTTAATTGTTTCGCCTAATGGAGAAAGAGAATCCTTAACAATTAAGCAAGATGTAAAAATTTATCAGGGAATGTTATTGGAAAATCAAGATTTTCAGTATAAAATCAAAACAGAAAGGCATGCTTGGATACAAATAGCCAAAGGAAGTCTTTTTATTGATGATTCTTTAGAAGTATTTCAAGGTGACGGTATTGCCATCACAGAAGGTGATATTATTAAATTTTCTACTAAAAATAGTGTTTGTCAATTTTTAATTTTTGATCTTCCCTAG
- a CDS encoding methylated-DNA--[protein]-cysteine S-methyltransferase, with amino-acid sequence MYYLVSKCKFGNIAIAFENNKLNALIFSDSEDDILKNLSCIMSENNLIISNNKNDIIWFQEIINSIEYPTNVCPVSINLNGTEFQKKVWNNLIEIPYGKTMSYSKLAAKIGNKNATRAVARACASNKIAYFIPCHRVIASNGKLSGYRWGINTKQALLKHEAKILS; translated from the coding sequence ATGTATTATTTAGTTTCAAAATGTAAATTTGGAAACATTGCGATAGCATTTGAAAATAATAAGTTAAATGCATTAATTTTTTCTGATTCTGAAGATGATATTTTAAAAAATTTATCTTGTATTATGTCTGAAAATAATTTAATTATTTCTAATAATAAAAATGATATAATATGGTTTCAAGAAATTATTAATTCTATTGAATATCCAACAAATGTTTGCCCTGTTTCTATAAATTTAAATGGAACAGAATTTCAAAAAAAAGTTTGGAATAATTTGATTGAAATTCCATATGGTAAAACAATGAGTTATTCTAAACTAGCAGCTAAAATTGGGAATAAAAATGCGACTAGAGCTGTAGCTAGAGCATGTGCTTCAAATAAAATTGCATATTTTATTCCATGCCACAGAGTGATTGCAAGTAATGGTAAATTGTCTGGATATCGCTGGGGCATTAATACAAAGCAGGCATTATTAAAACACGAGGCTAAAATATTATCTTAA
- a CDS encoding leucine-rich repeat domain-containing protein: MNLNFFSPYKILLILIFQTCLNLFAIEIKTAYHYLEINDNSIFLVKNKKNNFDAKIAKNIFNQNTYGGVTESYQDLIDFFIDIKSNDKNLKIVIKPNQKKVCSELKFNIINSKIKMIPTKYELNSAVNCEYEVLKPNDDKVFEFKLLFNHTFKHWCTSEKESDAKFTALKISEDCTIKDPSQIYSINLNSSSIKDISPVSGFLNLKYLILGHNNIEKLTNGILDKLVNLNWLWLMHNQLKEISSEVFKNLEKLDWLSLYNNQISFISPYAFKNLKNLQGIELSNNLLKTYPIGLMDSINLISIEMDSNEIESVPENAFKNLPLLTNISIANNKIKNIPENLFANNNNLYFVNLSNNIISNLHEKTKSDLKKVENVNLFGNSLKLR; encoded by the coding sequence ATGAATTTAAATTTTTTTTCACCATACAAAATTTTATTAATTTTAATTTTTCAAACATGTCTAAATTTGTTTGCCATTGAAATAAAAACCGCTTATCATTATTTAGAAATAAATGATAATTCGATATTTTTAGTAAAAAACAAAAAAAATAATTTTGACGCTAAAATTGCGAAAAATATTTTTAACCAAAACACTTATGGTGGAGTTACAGAATCATATCAAGATTTAATTGATTTTTTTATAGACATCAAATCAAATGATAAAAACTTAAAAATTGTAATTAAACCTAATCAAAAAAAGGTCTGCTCTGAATTAAAATTTAATATTATTAATTCTAAAATTAAAATGATCCCAACAAAATATGAACTAAACTCCGCTGTAAATTGTGAATATGAAGTATTAAAGCCAAATGATGATAAAGTATTTGAATTTAAATTACTATTCAATCACACATTTAAACATTGGTGTACTTCAGAAAAGGAATCTGATGCAAAGTTCACAGCATTAAAAATTTCAGAAGATTGTACTATTAAAGATCCTTCGCAAATTTATTCTATAAATTTAAATTCAAGCTCAATTAAAGATATTAGCCCTGTTTCTGGATTTTTAAATTTAAAATATTTAATTTTAGGGCATAATAATATAGAAAAATTAACAAATGGTATACTTGACAAGCTTGTAAATTTAAATTGGCTTTGGTTAATGCACAATCAACTAAAAGAAATTTCTTCTGAAGTTTTTAAAAATCTTGAAAAACTTGACTGGCTTAGTTTATATAACAATCAGATCAGTTTTATTTCTCCTTATGCATTTAAAAATTTAAAAAATTTACAGGGCATCGAGTTATCAAATAACTTACTAAAGACATATCCAATTGGCTTAATGGATTCAATAAATTTAATAAGCATAGAAATGGATTCAAATGAAATTGAATCCGTCCCAGAGAATGCATTTAAAAATTTACCTCTTCTTACAAATATTTCAATTGCTAATAATAAAATTAAAAATATTCCAGAAAATTTATTTGCAAATAATAATAATCTATATTTTGTGAACTTATCTAATAATATAATTAGTAATTTACATGAAAAAACAAAATCTGATTTAAAAAAGGTTGAAAATGTAAATCTTTTTGGGAATTCTTTAAAATTAAGATAA